A genome region from Bacteroidota bacterium includes the following:
- a CDS encoding menaquinone biosynthesis protein, whose protein sequence is MFYNPLKIHGENLIGKIPYLNSVPVYRYLDSEDFKILPVTPRRLGVLFKQGTVVAGLVSLMDYFDQEENLDIMNWCIAARDQVQSVLLFSKYEWKNLAGKTIGVIDDTSTSVKLLEVILKEKYGVSASLERMKPNDYQNYSAVILIGDEALKSMKSGIPGFNFRYDLATEWFVWQKVPFVFAVFAVSKSLSQDSKNLIQYSINESLTNAMNNLEVIGSNHGRTLGYTSKETKEYLEEFNYVLGEREREAIRVFREMVANLEQTPVGSK, encoded by the coding sequence GTGTTTTATAATCCGTTAAAAATTCATGGTGAGAATTTAATTGGAAAAATTCCGTACCTCAATTCAGTTCCAGTTTATCGCTATCTCGATAGCGAGGATTTTAAAATATTACCCGTAACTCCTCGACGGTTGGGAGTGTTGTTCAAACAAGGAACTGTAGTTGCTGGTCTTGTTTCTTTGATGGATTATTTTGATCAGGAAGAAAACTTAGACATTATGAATTGGTGTATCGCAGCTCGCGATCAAGTTCAGAGTGTTTTACTTTTTTCTAAATATGAATGGAAGAATTTAGCCGGTAAAACTATAGGCGTTATTGATGATACTTCGACTTCTGTAAAACTTCTGGAAGTTATATTGAAAGAGAAGTATGGAGTTAGTGCTTCTCTTGAGAGAATGAAGCCAAATGATTATCAAAATTATTCAGCCGTAATATTAATCGGGGATGAGGCTTTAAAAAGTATGAAGTCAGGTATTCCCGGATTTAATTTTAGATACGATTTAGCAACGGAATGGTTCGTTTGGCAAAAGGTGCCTTTCGTCTTTGCCGTTTTTGCGGTGAGTAAAAGTCTTTCTCAGGATTCAAAGAATCTAATTCAATACTCGATAAACGAGTCGTTAACAAATGCAATGAACAATTTAGAAGTAATTGGTTCGAATCATGGGAGAACACTTGGCTATACTTCTAAAGAAACAAAGGAATATCTTGAAGAATTTAATTACGTTCTCGGTGAACGTGAGCGTGAAGCGATTCGAGTGTTTAGAGAGATGGTGGCTAATCTTGAGCAAACGCCAGTAGGTAGTAAATAG
- the mqnC gene encoding cyclic dehypoxanthinyl futalosine synthase has product MLKNISHKIQNNERITSEEGLELLQKAPLLDLGELASAVRFRKNPKPQVTFVVDTNPNYTNICTVDCIFCAFYRHPGEEGEYTLSIDHLIQQFKESAEKGVTTVLLQGGVNPKLPFDYYLELVRRTKREVPQIYPHFFSVSEIVGMSEVSDLPTSEVLKQLWDAGMRSLPGGGAEILSDRVKKKISNKKETADQWIDVMRQAHKIGYKSTATMMYGHIETDEEIIEHLERVRSLQDEISGFTAFIPWSFKPGNTPLEKIIPHYASPTRYLQVLALSRIYLDNFPHIQSSWFSEGKKIGQISLHFGADDFGGTLLEENVHAAANFVNKSNTEEVVDIIRQAGFIPAQRTTLYEIVKIY; this is encoded by the coding sequence ATGTTAAAGAATATATCTCATAAAATACAAAACAACGAACGGATAACATCCGAGGAAGGTTTGGAACTTCTTCAAAAAGCTCCACTTCTGGATCTCGGAGAGTTGGCTTCAGCGGTGCGTTTTCGGAAAAACCCAAAACCTCAGGTTACGTTTGTTGTGGATACTAATCCAAACTACACTAACATATGCACAGTCGATTGTATTTTCTGCGCCTTTTATCGCCATCCGGGAGAAGAAGGCGAGTACACATTATCTATAGACCACCTCATTCAGCAGTTCAAGGAATCTGCGGAGAAGGGTGTAACTACCGTTCTATTGCAAGGTGGGGTGAATCCGAAGCTTCCGTTTGATTATTATCTTGAGCTTGTTCGTCGGACAAAAAGAGAAGTTCCACAAATTTATCCACACTTTTTTTCTGTCTCTGAAATTGTAGGAATGTCGGAAGTGTCAGATTTACCGACAAGTGAGGTACTTAAACAGTTGTGGGATGCGGGAATGCGTTCACTTCCCGGTGGAGGTGCAGAAATTTTATCCGATAGAGTTAAAAAGAAAATCTCAAATAAAAAAGAAACCGCCGACCAGTGGATTGATGTAATGCGGCAAGCACATAAAATCGGATATAAGTCAACGGCGACAATGATGTACGGACATATCGAAACGGATGAGGAAATTATTGAACACTTAGAAAGAGTCCGCTCGCTTCAGGATGAAATAAGTGGGTTTACTGCATTTATACCTTGGTCGTTCAAACCGGGGAATACACCGCTTGAAAAAATTATTCCACACTATGCGTCTCCAACTCGGTATCTTCAAGTACTTGCTTTGTCGAGAATTTACTTAGATAATTTTCCGCACATACAATCTTCCTGGTTTTCGGAAGGGAAAAAGATCGGTCAGATTTCACTTCACTTCGGTGCGGATGATTTTGGCGGGACGCTGTTAGAAGAAAACGTACACGCTGCTGCAAACTTTGTGAACAAATCCAACACTGAAGAAGTTGTTGATATTATCCGGCAAGCGGGGTTTATTCCAGCACAGCGGACGACGCTGTATGAGATTGTGAAAATATATTGA